One Microbacterium esteraromaticum genomic window carries:
- a CDS encoding TrmH family RNA methyltransferase, protein MLENPRSPRVRAVAKLTKRSARVETGLFLLEGPQSVREALHYLPEAIVELFATPTAWEKHADVRALAADHDLEVEYVTEAVLAAMADTVTPQGLVAVTRQTPTSVRDIFAASPKLIAICEEVRDPGNLGTIIRAADAAGADAVVLTGRTVDPYNPKVVRSTTGSLFHLPVSVGGDLDDVIRRAHSAGMNVVAADVKGDDLLAARAEGALAQPTAWLFGNEARGLEDDALSQADRALRLPIFGRAESLNLATAASVCLYESAFAQRAAD, encoded by the coding sequence GTGCTCGAGAACCCCCGATCGCCCCGCGTCCGTGCCGTCGCCAAGCTGACCAAGCGCAGCGCGAGGGTCGAGACCGGACTCTTCCTGCTCGAGGGCCCGCAGTCGGTGCGCGAGGCCCTGCACTACCTGCCCGAGGCCATCGTCGAGCTGTTCGCCACTCCCACCGCCTGGGAGAAGCACGCCGACGTCCGCGCGCTGGCCGCCGACCACGACCTCGAGGTCGAATACGTCACCGAAGCAGTGCTCGCCGCGATGGCCGACACGGTCACGCCGCAGGGACTCGTCGCCGTGACCAGGCAGACCCCCACCTCGGTGCGCGACATCTTCGCCGCCTCACCGAAGCTCATCGCGATCTGCGAGGAGGTGCGCGACCCCGGCAACCTCGGCACCATCATCCGTGCGGCGGACGCGGCGGGAGCGGACGCCGTGGTGCTCACCGGCCGCACCGTCGATCCGTACAACCCGAAGGTGGTGCGCTCGACGACCGGCTCGCTCTTCCACCTGCCGGTCTCGGTCGGGGGAGACCTGGACGACGTGATCCGCCGCGCGCACTCCGCCGGGATGAACGTGGTCGCCGCCGATGTCAAGGGAGACGACCTGCTCGCGGCCCGTGCCGAGGGAGCTCTCGCCCAGCCGACCGCCTGGCTGTTCGGCAACGAGGCGCGCGGGCTCGAGGACGACGCGCTCTCGCAGGCCGACCGTGCCCTTCGCCTGCCGATCTTCGGGCGCGCGGAGTCGCTCAACCTCGCCACCGCAGCGAGCGTGTGCCTGTACGAGTCGGCCTTCGCCCAGCGCGCGGCCGACTGA
- the rplT gene encoding 50S ribosomal protein L20: protein MARVKRAVNAQKKRRVILERASGYRGQRSRLYRKAKEQVTHSLVYAYRDRRKRKGDFRRLWIQRINAAARQNGITYNRFIQGLGLAGVQVDRRMLADLAVTDAGAFTALVEVAKNALPSDVNAPKAAA, encoded by the coding sequence ATGGCAAGAGTCAAGCGCGCAGTCAACGCGCAGAAGAAGCGTCGCGTCATCCTCGAGCGCGCGTCCGGTTACCGCGGCCAGCGTTCGCGCCTGTACCGCAAGGCGAAGGAGCAGGTCACCCACTCGCTCGTCTACGCGTACCGTGACCGTCGCAAGCGCAAGGGCGACTTCCGTCGTCTGTGGATCCAGCGCATCAACGCCGCTGCCCGCCAGAACGGGATCACGTACAACCGCTTCATCCAGGGCCTCGGCCTCGCGGGTGTGCAGGTCGACCGTCGCATGCTCGCCGACCTGGCCGTGACCGACGCGGGTGCGTTCACCGCCCTCGTCGAGGTCGCGAAGAACGCTCTGCCCTCGGACGTCAACGCGCCGAAGGCCGCTGCCTGA
- a CDS encoding gluconokinase — MMTLNDLPTTQAITLVSAPAPYVLAIDIGSGSTRCSLYDAYARPIKKRIAKADHLFVEASDGTAEIDADAIVAEVADVIGEVVDGIEPGLIRAVVMDTFASSLVCVDADGDALTPCYTYADSRSARHLAELRTRLDEAEVHQRIGARLHTSYHPPRLLWLQEELPDVFARTAKFLSLGEYVYAKLAGIEGAATSTMAWAGILNRHTCELDDDLLAAVGVDRSRFAPIVDPDEPITEVSAEVARRWPALEGAAWFPAVPDGYASNVGVGASAADTAAMSAATSGAIRVIVDGTPDVLPSGLWAYRISRTQSIVGGALNDVGRVTLWLQATLAPLSYDEIDELLRAAPTEGTPLMLPFLTGERATGWAGGARAVLTGVSSASGPRELWRGAVEGIAVSYQRVFEQLREVSPDIERVVASGGVTGAFPSLMQVVAQALGFPVQVVKVKRVTMRGAAAIALSVLQPGHPLATIPQTALTEPDAGQRVYYDDLRRRFDAAYDAVIAG; from the coding sequence ATGATGACGCTGAACGACCTTCCCACCACCCAGGCCATCACCCTGGTTTCGGCACCGGCACCTTATGTGCTGGCGATCGACATCGGATCCGGCTCCACCCGCTGCAGCCTGTACGACGCGTACGCCCGCCCCATCAAGAAGCGCATCGCGAAGGCCGACCACCTGTTCGTGGAGGCATCGGACGGCACCGCCGAGATCGACGCCGACGCGATCGTGGCCGAGGTGGCCGATGTCATCGGCGAGGTGGTCGACGGGATCGAGCCAGGACTGATCCGCGCGGTGGTGATGGACACCTTCGCCTCATCGCTGGTGTGCGTCGACGCCGACGGCGACGCCCTCACCCCCTGCTACACGTACGCCGACTCCCGCTCGGCGAGGCATCTCGCCGAGCTGCGCACCCGGCTCGACGAGGCCGAGGTGCATCAGCGCATCGGCGCCCGTCTGCACACCAGCTATCACCCGCCGCGCCTGCTGTGGCTGCAGGAGGAGCTTCCCGATGTCTTCGCCAGGACGGCGAAGTTCCTCTCCCTCGGCGAGTACGTGTACGCGAAGCTCGCCGGCATCGAGGGCGCCGCGACCTCCACGATGGCGTGGGCCGGCATCCTGAACCGGCACACGTGCGAGCTCGATGACGACCTGCTCGCCGCGGTCGGCGTCGACCGGTCCCGGTTCGCGCCCATCGTCGATCCCGACGAGCCCATCACCGAGGTGTCGGCGGAGGTCGCGCGACGATGGCCGGCACTCGAGGGTGCAGCGTGGTTCCCCGCGGTCCCCGACGGCTACGCCTCGAACGTCGGCGTGGGGGCATCAGCTGCCGACACCGCCGCCATGTCGGCCGCGACCTCGGGAGCGATCAGGGTGATCGTCGACGGCACCCCTGACGTGCTGCCGTCCGGCCTGTGGGCGTACCGGATCTCACGCACCCAGTCGATCGTCGGTGGGGCGCTCAACGACGTGGGCCGCGTGACGCTGTGGCTGCAGGCGACGCTCGCTCCGCTCTCGTACGACGAGATCGACGAGCTGCTGCGAGCGGCCCCCACCGAGGGCACGCCGCTCATGCTGCCCTTCCTCACCGGTGAACGGGCGACGGGGTGGGCGGGCGGCGCGCGCGCCGTGCTCACCGGGGTGTCGTCCGCGTCCGGGCCGAGGGAGCTCTGGCGAGGCGCCGTCGAGGGCATCGCCGTGTCGTACCAGCGCGTGTTCGAGCAGCTGCGCGAGGTGAGTCCCGACATCGAGCGAGTGGTCGCGTCCGGCGGCGTCACAGGCGCGTTCCCCTCGCTCATGCAGGTGGTCGCCCAGGCGCTCGGGTTCCCCGTGCAGGTGGTGAAGGTGAAGCGGGTCACGATGCGCGGCGCCGCAGCCATCGCCCTCTCGGTGCTGCAGCCAGGGCATCCGCTCGCCACCATCCCGCAGACCGCTCTGACCGAACCGGATGCCGGACAGCGGGTGTACTACGACGACCTGCGCCGCCGCTTCGACGCGGCGTACGACGCCGTCATAGCGGGCTGA
- a CDS encoding amino acid ABC transporter ATP-binding protein, with translation MSAAEPLVVVENVQKHYGEFHALKDVDLRVDKGEVVVVIGPSGSGKSTLCRTINRLETITSGEIRIDGKTLPAEGKGLAKLRAEVGMVFQSFNLFAHLTILENVTLGPIKVLGRPKAEAEKEAMALLERVGVAQQASKLPAQLSGGQQQRVAIARALAMHPKVMLFDEPTSALDPEMINEVLDVMVELAKEGMTMIVVTHEMGFARKAANRVVFMADGQIVEEAAPEEFFTNPKSTRAKDFLSKLLTH, from the coding sequence ATGAGCGCAGCCGAACCGCTGGTCGTGGTCGAGAACGTCCAGAAGCACTATGGCGAGTTCCACGCACTCAAAGACGTCGACCTCAGGGTCGACAAGGGTGAGGTGGTCGTCGTCATCGGTCCGTCCGGCTCGGGCAAGTCGACTCTCTGCCGCACGATCAACCGACTCGAGACGATCACGAGCGGCGAGATCCGGATCGATGGCAAGACCCTGCCCGCAGAGGGCAAGGGGCTCGCGAAGCTGCGTGCCGAGGTCGGCATGGTCTTCCAGTCGTTCAACCTCTTCGCGCACCTGACGATCCTCGAGAACGTGACGCTCGGACCGATCAAGGTGCTCGGCAGGCCCAAGGCGGAGGCCGAGAAGGAGGCCATGGCGCTTCTCGAGCGCGTCGGGGTCGCGCAGCAGGCGTCGAAGCTGCCCGCGCAGCTCTCCGGCGGACAGCAGCAGCGCGTCGCGATCGCCCGCGCCCTGGCGATGCATCCCAAGGTCATGCTCTTCGACGAGCCGACCAGCGCGCTCGACCCCGAGATGATCAACGAGGTCCTCGATGTGATGGTCGAGCTCGCCAAGGAGGGGATGACGATGATCGTCGTGACCCACGAGATGGGCTTCGCCCGCAAGGCGGCCAACCGCGTCGTGTTCATGGCCGACGGCCAGATCGTCGAGGAGGCCGCCCCGGAGGAGTTCTTCACGAACCCGAAGAGCACGCGCGCCAAGGACTTCCTCTCGAAGCTCCTCACCCACTGA
- the pheS gene encoding phenylalanine--tRNA ligase subunit alpha — translation MSDSPETPQITPEAVESAVDAALAAIGAAADTAELKAARAAHVAEGSPLAVLNASMRQVAPEHKAAFGKLVGQGRGRVTQALAAKEAELAEAETAARLESERVDITAVASRSRVGARHPLPLMQEQISDIFVGMGWEIAEGPELEHEWFNFDALNFDEDHPARQEQDTFYVDPTSRHLVMRTHTSPVQVRSMLDREVPIYVLCPGRVYRTDEFDATHLPVFTQVEGLVVDKGITMAHLKGTLDHLAKQLFGAEAKTRLRTNYFPFTEPSAEFDLWHPTFEGGARWIEWGGCGMVNPNVLRAAGIDPEVYSGFAFGIGVERALMFRSDVKDMRDMAEGDVRFSEQFGMVV, via the coding sequence GTGTCAGACTCGCCCGAAACACCCCAGATCACACCCGAGGCGGTGGAGTCGGCCGTCGACGCCGCGCTCGCCGCGATCGGCGCCGCAGCCGACACGGCAGAGCTGAAGGCGGCCCGCGCCGCGCACGTCGCCGAAGGATCGCCGCTGGCCGTGCTGAACGCCTCGATGCGTCAGGTCGCGCCCGAGCACAAGGCGGCGTTCGGCAAGCTCGTCGGGCAGGGGAGGGGCCGTGTCACCCAGGCCCTCGCCGCCAAGGAGGCGGAGCTCGCCGAGGCCGAGACCGCGGCCAGGCTCGAGTCGGAGCGGGTCGACATCACCGCGGTCGCGTCGCGCTCGCGGGTCGGCGCCCGCCACCCGCTGCCGCTCATGCAGGAGCAGATCAGCGACATCTTCGTCGGCATGGGCTGGGAGATCGCGGAGGGACCGGAGCTCGAGCACGAGTGGTTCAACTTCGACGCGCTCAACTTCGACGAGGACCACCCCGCCCGCCAGGAGCAGGACACGTTCTACGTCGACCCGACCTCGCGCCACCTCGTGATGCGCACGCACACCAGCCCCGTGCAGGTGCGCTCCATGCTCGACCGCGAGGTGCCGATCTACGTGCTGTGCCCGGGTCGGGTGTACCGCACAGACGAGTTCGACGCGACGCACCTGCCCGTGTTCACGCAGGTCGAGGGACTCGTCGTCGACAAGGGCATCACGATGGCGCACCTCAAGGGCACGCTCGACCACCTGGCGAAGCAGCTGTTCGGCGCCGAGGCGAAGACGCGCCTGCGCACCAACTATTTCCCGTTCACCGAGCCCTCGGCAGAGTTCGACCTGTGGCACCCGACCTTCGAGGGCGGCGCTCGCTGGATCGAGTGGGGCGGCTGCGGCATGGTCAACCCCAACGTGCTTCGCGCGGCGGGGATCGACCCCGAGGTTTACAGCGGGTTCGCATTCGGCATCGGCGTCGAGCGCGCCCTGATGTTCCGCAGCGATGTGAAGGACATGCGCGACATGGCAGAGGGCGATGTGCGCTTCAGCGAGCAGTTCGGGATGGTGGTGTGA
- the rpmI gene encoding 50S ribosomal protein L35 translates to MPKQKTHSGAKKRFKITGSGKLKKQQAGMRHNLELKSSRRTRRLNQDQVLSKADAKVAKKLLGR, encoded by the coding sequence ATGCCGAAGCAGAAGACCCACTCGGGTGCGAAGAAGCGCTTCAAGATCACCGGCAGCGGAAAGCTGAAGAAGCAGCAGGCCGGCATGCGCCACAACCTCGAGCTCAAGTCGAGCCGCCGTACCCGTCGTCTGAACCAGGACCAGGTCCTCTCGAAGGCCGACGCCAAGGTCGCGAAGAAGCTTCTCGGTCGCTGA
- a CDS encoding glutamate ABC transporter substrate-binding protein, with amino-acid sequence MRRTRALAGIGIATAALLALTGCNSGSPSNPGGGGDAGDGGDKPLFEVAKDVTLDGSPTFEHIQEAGKVTIGVKEDQPNLGYLDATTGERTGFDIDIARWIAASLGYDEDKIEFKPIASANREQAIVNGDIDYYVGTYSINDKRKEQIDFAGPYFITGQGLLIRKDDPEADKLEDFNGKTVCSATGSTPIQNIKANFPDIKTQEYDLYSACVQDLIDNKVDAVTTDQAILIGYAAQYPDEVKVTGGLFTEERYGVGLTKGDDVLRAHINDLFTENNDIWQGIFDKNLGQSGIEVEQPEVDAY; translated from the coding sequence ATGCGACGCACACGAGCTCTCGCAGGCATCGGAATCGCGACGGCGGCCCTGCTCGCCCTCACCGGCTGCAACAGCGGCAGCCCGAGCAACCCGGGCGGTGGCGGCGACGCCGGCGACGGTGGCGACAAGCCGCTGTTCGAGGTGGCGAAGGACGTCACGCTCGACGGCAGCCCCACCTTCGAGCACATCCAGGAGGCCGGCAAGGTCACCATCGGCGTCAAGGAGGACCAGCCCAACCTCGGTTACCTCGACGCGACGACCGGTGAGCGCACCGGCTTCGACATCGACATCGCCCGCTGGATCGCAGCATCGCTCGGCTACGACGAGGACAAGATCGAGTTCAAGCCGATCGCCTCGGCGAACCGCGAGCAGGCGATCGTGAACGGCGACATCGACTACTACGTCGGCACGTACTCGATCAACGACAAGCGCAAGGAGCAGATCGACTTCGCCGGTCCGTACTTCATCACCGGCCAGGGCCTTCTGATCCGCAAGGACGACCCGGAAGCAGACAAGCTCGAGGACTTCAACGGCAAGACCGTGTGCTCGGCGACCGGCTCCACGCCGATCCAGAACATCAAGGCCAACTTCCCCGACATCAAGACCCAGGAGTACGACCTGTACTCCGCCTGCGTGCAGGACCTGATCGACAACAAGGTCGACGCGGTCACCACCGACCAGGCCATCCTGATCGGCTACGCGGCGCAGTACCCGGACGAGGTCAAGGTCACCGGAGGCCTCTTCACCGAGGAGCGCTACGGCGTGGGTCTGACCAAGGGCGACGACGTCCTGCGCGCGCACATCAACGACCTGTTCACCGAGAACAACGACATCTGGCAGGGGATCTTCGACAAGAACCTCGGTCAGTCGGGCATCGAGGTCGAGCAGCCCGAGGTCGACGCGTACTGA
- a CDS encoding amino acid ABC transporter permease, protein MTSVLYDVPGPRAIARNRILAVVTILVVLGAIGFVVYRMYATGQFEPQKWYIFTFTNVWMGIFGALGKTLGAFALAAVLSLILGFVLAIGRLSDHAWVRIPVGVIIELFRAVPVLVFMMLLYYGLPVIGIDMDPYWAVVIGLMVYNGSVLAEALRAGIESLPKGQKEAGYAIGLRKSGVMRLILLPQAVRAMLPVIVAQLVVTLKDTALGFIITYPELLYYAKLLSSQQGRPILQSAFVIGGIYIVMCLILAGIAKWVEVRTRRSPKLKGYTPDAGGDPRIHGESTVTEVIAMQRGAGKFDPGSGVPPTNI, encoded by the coding sequence ATGACCTCAGTGCTCTACGACGTCCCCGGCCCCCGGGCGATCGCCCGCAACCGGATCCTCGCCGTCGTCACCATCCTCGTCGTCCTCGGCGCGATCGGCTTCGTCGTCTACCGGATGTACGCGACCGGTCAGTTCGAGCCGCAGAAGTGGTACATCTTCACATTCACGAACGTGTGGATGGGCATCTTCGGTGCGCTGGGCAAGACCCTCGGCGCCTTCGCCCTCGCCGCGGTGCTCAGCCTGATCCTCGGCTTCGTGCTCGCCATCGGCCGCCTCTCCGACCACGCCTGGGTGCGCATCCCGGTCGGCGTGATCATCGAGCTGTTCCGCGCCGTGCCCGTGCTCGTGTTCATGATGCTGCTGTACTACGGCCTCCCGGTCATCGGCATCGACATGGACCCGTACTGGGCGGTGGTCATCGGCCTCATGGTCTACAACGGCTCGGTGCTGGCCGAGGCACTTCGCGCCGGAATCGAATCGCTGCCCAAGGGGCAGAAGGAGGCCGGCTACGCGATCGGTCTGCGCAAGAGTGGCGTGATGCGCCTCATCCTTCTGCCGCAGGCCGTGCGCGCGATGCTTCCGGTGATCGTCGCGCAGCTGGTGGTCACCCTCAAGGACACCGCCCTCGGCTTCATCATCACCTACCCCGAGCTGCTCTACTACGCGAAGCTGCTCAGCTCGCAGCAGGGCCGCCCGATCCTGCAGTCCGCGTTCGTCATCGGCGGCATCTACATCGTGATGTGCCTGATCCTGGCTGGCATCGCGAAGTGGGTCGAGGTGCGCACGCGTCGCTCCCCGAAGCTGAAGGGCTACACACCGGATGCCGGTGGCGACCCCCGCATCCACGGTGAGTCCACCGTGACCGAGGTCATCGCCATGCAGCGCGGCGCCGGCAAGTTCGACCCCGGTTCCGGGGTCCCGCCCACCAACATCTGA
- a CDS encoding response regulator transcription factor, whose product MRILIVEDDDRVAEALEAFLSRSGYVTVRAEDGAQALGLLGSDTEVVLLDLGLPDVDGVDLCRRIRAQSGVPVIIATARTDVHERIRGLRAGADDYIVKPYDVRELLARIEAVTRRLHPLDSHAAPADRSLIAIHDVRIDLVARRVLVSEQPIELTRKEFDIIAVLARYPGVPVPRERIIREVWNTDWQSFARSLEVHVASIRRKIGRSSLIETVRGVGYRLEG is encoded by the coding sequence ATGCGCATCCTGATCGTCGAGGACGACGACCGCGTCGCCGAGGCGCTCGAGGCGTTCCTCAGCCGATCGGGCTATGTCACGGTCCGAGCCGAGGACGGTGCGCAGGCGCTCGGGCTTCTCGGCTCGGATACCGAGGTGGTGCTGCTCGACCTCGGGCTCCCCGACGTCGACGGCGTGGATCTGTGCCGTCGCATCCGGGCGCAGAGCGGCGTGCCGGTGATCATCGCCACGGCGCGCACCGACGTGCATGAGCGCATCCGCGGCCTGCGCGCCGGCGCGGACGACTACATCGTGAAGCCGTACGACGTGCGTGAGCTCCTGGCCAGGATCGAGGCCGTCACCCGACGCCTTCATCCGCTGGACTCCCACGCGGCCCCTGCCGACCGGTCGCTCATCGCGATCCACGATGTGCGCATCGACCTCGTCGCGCGCCGGGTGCTGGTCAGCGAGCAGCCGATCGAGCTGACGCGCAAGGAGTTCGACATCATCGCGGTGCTCGCCAGGTACCCAGGTGTCCCCGTGCCGCGAGAGCGCATCATCCGGGAGGTGTGGAACACCGACTGGCAGAGCTTCGCCCGCTCACTCGAGGTGCACGTCGCCTCCATCCGCCGCAAGATCGGCCGCTCGTCGCTCATCGAGACGGTTCGCGGAGTCGGCTACCGGCTGGAGGGATGA
- a CDS encoding TAXI family TRAP transporter solute-binding subunit, with the protein MTLLRRALAACVLASLVLMTGCTPSQPSWAQRPIRLAGGSVTGVYYDYGQRLVEALSTDLDADARFLETNGSVDNLRRIGAGEAELGFAQSDVVADAVSGTGEFGDPLPIRAVARLYDEYVHVVVRADSAVQDISDLAGRPVSLGARGSGVSVVANRVLAASGIATSEVDDRQLGLDASIAALEDSRIDAFFWVGGLPTPGIERLAAERQIRLLSIDADAVERAGLAHPGVYRPAEFPVGAYGSDEPTSAMTVPNYLVGSAQMPDPLVSDVLGVLFASRVEIAEDVPAAALLDRRLAIFTDPIPLHPGAIEYYRDAHR; encoded by the coding sequence ATGACGCTCCTCCGGCGCGCACTGGCGGCGTGCGTGCTCGCGAGCCTCGTCCTCATGACAGGATGCACGCCGTCGCAGCCGTCATGGGCGCAGCGACCCATCCGGCTGGCAGGCGGCAGCGTGACCGGTGTCTACTACGACTACGGGCAGCGCCTGGTCGAGGCGCTCTCGACCGACCTCGATGCCGATGCCCGCTTCCTTGAGACGAACGGCTCGGTCGACAATCTCCGTCGCATCGGCGCGGGCGAGGCCGAGCTCGGCTTCGCGCAGAGCGACGTCGTCGCCGACGCCGTGTCGGGAACAGGGGAGTTCGGCGACCCGCTGCCGATCCGCGCCGTCGCGCGACTCTACGACGAGTACGTGCACGTGGTCGTTCGCGCAGACTCCGCCGTCCAGGACATCTCAGACCTCGCGGGGCGCCCCGTCTCGCTCGGCGCGCGCGGCTCGGGGGTGAGCGTCGTCGCCAATCGCGTGCTCGCGGCATCCGGCATCGCCACGTCGGAGGTCGATGACCGCCAGCTGGGGCTGGACGCCTCCATCGCCGCGCTCGAGGACTCTCGGATCGACGCGTTCTTCTGGGTGGGCGGCCTGCCCACGCCGGGTATCGAGCGCCTCGCGGCGGAGAGGCAGATCCGTCTGCTCTCGATCGACGCTGACGCCGTCGAGCGTGCAGGCCTCGCCCATCCTGGTGTGTACCGGCCGGCCGAGTTCCCGGTGGGGGCGTACGGAAGCGATGAGCCGACGAGCGCGATGACAGTGCCGAACTACCTCGTCGGCTCAGCGCAGATGCCCGATCCGCTCGTCAGCGATGTGCTCGGCGTGCTCTTCGCCTCGCGCGTGGAGATCGCCGAGGACGTCCCGGCCGCCGCCCTCCTCGACCGCCGGCTCGCGATCTTCACCGACCCGATCCCGCTGCATCCGGGCGCGATCGAGTATTACCGCGACGCGCACCGCTGA
- a CDS encoding amino acid ABC transporter permease, with translation MDVIFGNLDLWGEAIGNTLLVFLIGGLIALVLGIIVGAMRVSPVPIARGVGTAYVNIVRNTPLTLVFFFFVFGYPQLGLPDLSNTVLGILAIGIYTATYVAEVLRAGINTVPVGQAEAARAIGLPFGQVMTLVVLPQAFRSVVPPMMSVFIALLKNTTVAAGFSIAELAALRATINDAPGRPGNPMEVLLWVAIVFVVLVLAMSAVQRHLENKWRIAR, from the coding sequence GTGGACGTCATCTTCGGAAACCTCGACCTGTGGGGCGAGGCGATCGGCAACACCCTGCTGGTGTTCCTCATCGGCGGACTGATCGCCCTCGTGCTCGGCATCATCGTGGGCGCCATGCGCGTCTCGCCGGTGCCGATCGCCAGGGGCGTGGGCACCGCGTACGTGAACATCGTCCGCAACACCCCGCTCACGCTCGTCTTCTTCTTCTTCGTCTTCGGCTACCCGCAGCTCGGGTTGCCCGACCTGTCGAACACCGTGCTCGGCATCCTCGCGATCGGCATCTACACGGCCACGTACGTGGCCGAGGTGCTCCGAGCCGGCATCAACACCGTGCCGGTCGGTCAGGCCGAGGCGGCCAGGGCCATCGGTCTGCCATTCGGTCAGGTGATGACGCTCGTCGTGCTGCCCCAGGCCTTCCGCTCGGTCGTCCCGCCCATGATGAGCGTGTTCATCGCGCTCCTCAAGAACACGACGGTCGCCGCCGGCTTCTCGATCGCCGAGCTCGCCGCACTCCGCGCCACCATCAACGACGCCCCCGGCCGACCCGGCAACCCGATGGAAGTGCTGCTCTGGGTCGCCATCGTGTTCGTCGTCCTCGTGCTCGCGATGAGCGCGGTTCAGCGCCACCTCGAGAACAAGTGGAGGATCGCACGATGA
- a CDS encoding sensor histidine kinase: protein MRRRLLIVFLLPLVLVVTVLGGAFAWSAARGVQQEFYAEQLGDLSYFVTSARQALLSGSSEVFDGEAERYRTLYGTSIVIVDRAGRPWAPRDERPVLEADEVAARIALALSGRRGELPQDVMPWQFGDLSLVEPVYDGGDVIGAVVMSASVDVPRAEIARLWLLTAAVVVAVIAAGLFIVSRLAGWVLRPLRRLDRAMEAIERGDMDARIADETGPEELHRMILMFNRMADEIERVVARQQEFALNASHELRNPLNALLLRVEVLAADLGDTGAADVEKIREEGQRMTRILDTLLGFARRGVQQSAFVDVDLSALVRRRADAWQDVASRRGVVFRVTGGTGVHSRTDEAIVESALDAVIDNAVKFSPRGGRIDVSVGITDEGCRIAVRDHGPGLEPDELEQATDRFWRSARDQNSPGSGLGLAIATDLLRSVGGRVGVDRAQGGGLQVSFALPGAGERP from the coding sequence GTGCGCCGGCGTCTGCTCATCGTCTTCCTCCTGCCTCTCGTGCTCGTCGTGACGGTGCTCGGCGGCGCGTTCGCATGGAGCGCCGCACGCGGTGTGCAGCAGGAGTTCTACGCCGAGCAGCTGGGAGATCTGAGCTACTTCGTGACCAGCGCTCGTCAGGCCCTGCTCTCGGGCAGCAGCGAGGTCTTCGACGGTGAGGCCGAGCGCTACCGCACGCTGTACGGCACGAGCATCGTCATCGTCGACCGGGCCGGGCGTCCCTGGGCGCCACGCGACGAGAGGCCGGTTCTCGAGGCCGACGAGGTGGCGGCGAGGATCGCGCTCGCACTGTCGGGCAGGCGGGGCGAGCTGCCGCAGGACGTCATGCCATGGCAGTTCGGCGACCTGTCGCTCGTCGAGCCCGTGTACGACGGCGGAGATGTGATCGGCGCGGTGGTGATGTCGGCGAGCGTCGATGTGCCTCGTGCCGAGATCGCCCGGCTGTGGCTGCTCACCGCAGCGGTCGTCGTCGCGGTGATCGCCGCCGGCCTCTTCATCGTGTCGCGCCTGGCCGGGTGGGTGCTGCGGCCGCTGCGCCGTCTGGATCGAGCGATGGAGGCGATCGAGCGCGGAGACATGGACGCGCGCATCGCCGATGAGACCGGTCCGGAGGAGCTTCACCGGATGATCCTCATGTTCAACCGAATGGCGGACGAGATCGAGCGCGTGGTCGCACGCCAGCAGGAGTTCGCCCTGAACGCCTCGCACGAGCTGCGCAATCCGCTGAACGCCCTGCTTCTGCGCGTCGAGGTGCTCGCGGCCGATCTGGGCGACACCGGCGCGGCTGACGTGGAGAAGATCCGCGAGGAGGGGCAGCGGATGACGAGGATCCTCGACACCCTGCTCGGCTTCGCGCGTCGAGGGGTGCAGCAGTCGGCCTTCGTCGACGTCGACCTGTCGGCCCTCGTACGGCGACGGGCGGACGCGTGGCAGGACGTGGCCTCGCGGCGAGGAGTCGTCTTCCGCGTGACCGGAGGCACGGGGGTGCACAGTCGCACCGATGAGGCCATCGTCGAGAGCGCGCTCGACGCCGTGATCGACAATGCCGTGAAGTTCTCGCCGCGCGGCGGGCGGATCGACGTGTCGGTCGGCATCACGGATGAGGGGTGCCGGATCGCCGTGCGCGACCACGGCCCCGGCCTCGAACCCGATGAGCTGGAGCAGGCCACCGATCGCTTCTGGCGCAGCGCTCGCGATCAGAACAGCCCGGGCTCGGGGCTCGGCCTGGCCATCGCCACCGACCTGCTGCGTTCGGTGGGAGGTCGCGTGGGCGTCGACAGGGCGCAGGGCGGTGGGCTGCAGGTGTCCTTCGCCCTGCCGGGGGCGGGGGAGCGACCATGA